In Acidobacteriota bacterium, one genomic interval encodes:
- a CDS encoding HEPN domain-containing protein, whose product MTLSPEEKLSLCEARFQRAREFLDDARFNHEQHRVKTSVNRSYYAALSAARAVLILEGADPERHEGVVTLLSLRFVKPGLLPVSAIKQFKTLLSRRTDVDYGDFESVDAADAADSLQIAGAFLDTLEKIKARLVPGLSIKP is encoded by the coding sequence ATGACCCTGTCCCCCGAGGAAAAACTGAGCTTGTGCGAGGCCCGTTTCCAGCGGGCAAGGGAATTCCTGGATGACGCGCGGTTCAACCACGAACAGCATCGTGTGAAGACCTCCGTCAACCGGAGTTACTACGCCGCGCTCAGCGCCGCCCGGGCCGTCCTGATCCTCGAGGGGGCCGACCCCGAGCGGCACGAGGGCGTCGTGACCCTGCTGAGCCTGCGCTTCGTCAAGCCGGGGCTGCTCCCGGTCTCCGCCATCAAGCAGTTCAAGACGCTGCTCTCCCGCCGGACCGACGTGGACTATGGCGATTTCGAGTCCGTGGACGCTGCGGACGCTGCGGACTCCCTCCAGATCGCCGGCGCATTCCTGGATACCCTTGAAAAAATCAAGGCGCGGCTCGTTCCAGGGTTGTCCATTAAACCGTGA
- a CDS encoding nucleotidyltransferase domain-containing protein, with the protein MKRLRIMFDHELRALERIRKQLEILLGEGLISVVAFGSRVRKDHSEESDFDLLVVVRAKTPEVEREVIGIIVDVETDCGLSFSPVVKDLLGFQEEERLHSPFYQRITTEGVRL; encoded by the coding sequence ATGAAGAGGTTGCGCATCATGTTCGATCATGAGCTGCGGGCTCTTGAACGCATTCGCAAACAGTTGGAAATCCTCCTGGGAGAGGGGTTGATTTCAGTCGTCGCCTTCGGGTCGCGGGTGAGAAAGGACCATTCCGAGGAGTCCGATTTCGACCTCCTGGTGGTAGTGAGAGCTAAGACCCCCGAGGTGGAGCGAGAGGTGATCGGCATCATTGTCGATGTGGAAACCGACTGCGGGCTTTCTTTTTCTCCGGTCGTAAAAGACTTGCTGGGCTTTCAAGAGGAAGAGAGACTTCACTCGCCGTTTTATCAGCGGATTACCACCGAAGGAGTGAGATTATGA
- a CDS encoding aspartate aminotransferase family protein: MKDSPKPPTSPPVESSLDPDDWDRFRTLAHAVLDDAVDLLRTVRDRPVWRPVPLPVQAALREPLPMDPLDLGDVYRQFRERILPFPSGNIHPRFFGYVQGTGLAGGLLAELLAATLNSNCGGRDHAALYVERAVVGWCKTLFRFPETASGLLVSGTTLANLTALRVASGARVPQGAGTRSGPTGKWLVYTSEQAHNSIDKSLEMLGFRPDSLRKVPVDPLFRMDLRQLHRMVADDRRSGCKPFCVIGTAGTVNTGGIDDLASLAGFCADNDLWFHVDGAFGALLVLSENLRSRVEGIERADSLAFDFHKWMHVPYDAGCVLVRDGEAQRKTFSRPAPYLLRGKRGLSGGGEWPCDLGLEMSRGFRALKVWFAFKEHGCRRLGESVEQNCRQAAYLAGLINRTPELELLAEPTLNIVCFRFRGAAGGHPDLDRLNEAIVAELQESGLAAPSTTRVRGVAVVRVSLTNHRCRCEDLDLLVDAVVSVGRKLRGPAEFPEALDPGDASSAKGASNALPER; the protein is encoded by the coding sequence ATGAAGGATTCTCCAAAGCCGCCCACCTCACCGCCGGTCGAATCGTCCCTCGACCCCGACGACTGGGACCGCTTCCGCACGCTGGCCCACGCCGTTTTAGACGACGCGGTCGATCTCCTCCGCACGGTCCGGGACCGTCCCGTCTGGCGGCCCGTCCCCCTTCCGGTCCAGGCGGCGCTGCGGGAACCCCTGCCGATGGACCCCCTCGACCTCGGGGACGTCTACCGACAGTTCAGGGAGCGGATCCTCCCCTTCCCGAGCGGCAACATCCATCCGCGGTTCTTCGGCTATGTCCAGGGGACGGGCCTGGCCGGCGGCCTGCTCGCGGAACTCCTGGCGGCCACCCTGAACTCCAACTGCGGCGGGCGCGACCATGCCGCGCTCTATGTCGAACGGGCCGTCGTCGGCTGGTGCAAAACGCTCTTTCGCTTTCCGGAAACCGCTTCCGGCCTGCTCGTCAGCGGCACCACCCTGGCCAACCTGACGGCCCTCAGGGTGGCCTCGGGGGCCCGGGTCCCGCAGGGCGCCGGCACCCGTTCGGGCCCAACCGGGAAATGGCTCGTCTACACGTCGGAGCAGGCCCACAACTCCATCGACAAATCCCTGGAGATGCTGGGTTTCCGGCCAGACTCCCTCCGGAAGGTCCCGGTCGATCCCCTTTTCCGGATGGACCTCCGGCAGCTTCACCGGATGGTAGCCGACGACCGTCGCTCGGGCTGCAAGCCCTTCTGCGTGATCGGGACCGCCGGGACGGTCAACACCGGCGGCATCGACGACCTCGCGTCCCTGGCCGGCTTCTGCGCGGACAACGACCTCTGGTTTCACGTCGACGGGGCCTTCGGGGCGCTCCTGGTGCTCAGCGAGAACCTGCGGTCCCGGGTGGAGGGGATCGAGCGGGCCGATTCCCTCGCCTTCGACTTTCACAAGTGGATGCACGTGCCCTACGATGCCGGCTGCGTCCTGGTGCGGGACGGGGAGGCCCAGCGGAAGACCTTTTCCAGGCCGGCGCCCTACCTCCTGCGCGGGAAGCGCGGGCTTTCGGGCGGAGGGGAGTGGCCCTGCGACCTCGGCCTCGAGATGTCGCGGGGTTTCCGGGCCCTGAAGGTCTGGTTCGCCTTCAAGGAGCACGGCTGCCGCAGGCTGGGGGAATCGGTCGAACAGAACTGCCGCCAGGCCGCCTACCTGGCCGGGCTGATCAACCGGACCCCCGAACTCGAGCTTCTCGCCGAGCCCACGCTCAACATCGTCTGCTTCCGCTTTCGCGGCGCGGCCGGGGGTCACCCCGACCTCGACCGGTTGAACGAAGCGATCGTGGCCGAACTCCAGGAATCCGGCCTGGCGGCCCCGTCCACCACCCGCGTGCGCGGGGTCGCGGTGGTCCGCGTCAGCCTCACCAACCACCGTTGCCGTTGCGAGGACCTCGACCTGCTCGTCGACGCCGTCGTGTCCGTCGGAAGGAAACTCCGGGGCCCCGCCGAATTTCCCGAAGCGTTGGACCCGGGGGACGCGTCCTCGGCGAAAGGCGCTTCGAACGCGCTCCCGGAGAGGTGA